A single Gammaproteobacteria bacterium DNA region contains:
- the yhjQ gene encoding cellulose synthase operon protein YhjQ: MITDAPGSHAVVDMPRTRVDSVRVIAVLSPKGGVGKTTVAANLAAELAQAGKRVYLVDLDSQNAARLCFRTDFCDPVGHAPGSRNGAAWSECCRGTDRGVICVPFGIVAESERAYYERMVASDRHWLSRGLASLHAPDDAIFVIDTPPGGSVFLPQVLSNAGVVLSVLLADAASFATLPTMERWLADFRDRAPARQRSFYLVNRMDDSRPLPRDVYAAMREQLGYRMLGGVIHFDGAVEEALASQLPVAAYDPQARAARDFRELAAWLMSIL; encoded by the coding sequence ATGATCACTGACGCACCGGGTTCGCACGCGGTGGTGGATATGCCTCGAACGAGGGTCGATAGCGTGCGCGTGATCGCGGTGCTGTCGCCCAAAGGCGGCGTGGGCAAGACCACGGTCGCCGCGAACCTGGCGGCGGAGTTGGCGCAAGCCGGAAAGCGGGTTTACCTGGTGGATCTCGATTCACAGAACGCGGCGCGGCTGTGCTTTCGTACCGACTTCTGTGATCCGGTGGGCCACGCCCCAGGCTCCAGAAACGGTGCGGCATGGTCGGAGTGCTGTCGCGGCACTGATCGCGGTGTGATCTGTGTTCCGTTCGGGATTGTCGCTGAGAGTGAACGTGCCTACTACGAACGCATGGTTGCGTCCGACCGCCATTGGTTGAGCAGGGGGCTGGCCTCCCTGCACGCGCCGGACGACGCGATCTTCGTCATTGATACGCCACCGGGTGGCTCGGTGTTTCTGCCGCAGGTGCTGTCGAATGCCGGTGTGGTGCTCAGCGTATTGCTGGCCGACGCAGCCTCGTTCGCGACCCTGCCGACGATGGAGCGCTGGCTCGCCGACTTTCGTGATCGCGCCCCGGCACGGCAGCGTTCGTTCTATCTGGTCAACCGCATGGACGATTCGCGCCCTTTGCCGCGCGACGTCTACGCCGCCATGCGCGAACAATTGGGGTATCGAATGCTTGGCGGCGTGATTCATTTTGACGGTGCCGTGGAAGAGGCGCTCGCCTCACAATTGCCTGTGGCCGCCTACGACCCGCAGGCACGGGCGGCGCGGGACTTCCGCGAACTGGCTGCCTGGCTGATGTCCATCCTATGA